A region from the Lytechinus variegatus isolate NC3 chromosome 6, Lvar_3.0, whole genome shotgun sequence genome encodes:
- the LOC121417582 gene encoding transforming growth factor-beta receptor-associated protein 1-like, with product MLNAKEKYHTHLAVLYLDQVLKMKASPDTVPRLDLDLARSKLRHLLQDSSIYRVQLILGKVKETDMYAECAILYGKLEEHDKALRILVHKLQDYGAAENYCVVNSKDQDQAYRRRLFQLLLTVYLDPMEGKKDSLLAPAMSLLNSPDADFDTVRVLQLLPETWSVGLISRFLSEAIRSSTHGSRMSRVEHTLTRSENLHLRSEIVHNSRCLIPMNEDRTCQVCQRPFSEPTFVRYPNGVITHTQCARNKAVCPVTGRLFSTRKEST from the exons AAAGAGAAGTACCACACTCATCTAGCCGTGCTGTACTTGGACCAGGTCCTGAAGATGAAGGCTAGTCCAGACACAGTTCCTCGATTAGACCTGGACCTGGCTCGGTCCAAGCTGCGGCATTTACTCCAGGACTCTTCCATCTATCGGGTCCAGCTTATCCTGGGGAAGGTCAAGGAGACGGATATGTACGCAGAATGTGCAATACTCTATGGAAAG CTCGAGGAGCACGACAAAGCTCTTCGGATCCTGGTCCACAAACTCCAGGACTACGGAGCGGCAGAGAACTACTGCGTGGTTAATTCCAAGGACCAGGACCAGGCCTACAGGAGAAGACTGTTCCAGCTCCTACTCACTGTGTACCTGGACCCAATGGAAGG TAAAAAGGATTCTCTTCTGGCTCCTGCTATGAGTCTACTTAACAGTCCAGACGCAGATTTTGACACGGTCAGG GTTCTTCAACTCTTACCCGAGACCTGGTCCGTCGGCCTCATCTCGCGCTTCCTCTCTGAGGCGATCCGCTCCAGCACACACGGCAGCCGAATGTCTCGCGTGGAGCACACCCTGACCCGGAGCGAGAACCTACACCTACGAAGCGAGATCGTCCACAACAGCCGCTGCCTCATCCCGATGAACGAGGATCGGACGTGTCAAGTCTGCCAGAGGCCGTTCAGCGAGCCAACGTTTGTGCGGTATCCGAACGGGGTCATCACGCATACGCAGTGCGCGAGGAATAAAGCGGTGTGTCCGGTGACGGGAAGGCTGTTCAGTACGCGCAAGGAGTCGACGTGA